ACAAAGGATTCTCTCTGATTCTCGTCGATCTCGAGGGAAAACCGGTGCGAGTCTTACCCATCAAAGCGGATGCTACCGCCATTGCCGACAGAGGCCAGCGGGACGCTGTTGTGAGTGAATTGGTGGGGAAAGACTCTAATGCAACATATGCGGACACCTTTTACGTTGCGGAAGAAGGCGGCAAGAGGTTGGGATATGTTGTGCCCGGTGTCACTCAGGGATTCAAGACGTTTATCAATCTGATGGTCTCACTTAATCCCGATTTCACGCTGACCGGTATCGAAATCGTACGGTCTGAAGAAGACCCGGGTCTCGGCGATGAGATCAAGAAAGATTTTTTCAAAAACCAGTTCGACGGAAAATCGCTGGAATCGGTAAAGACGTTGAAAGTGGTGAAAGAGCCGATACCTTCGGACTATTTCCCCGTACTTGAACCGGAAAAGGCCAAAAAGCAGGGTATCAAACCTGAAGAATTGGCACAGATAAAAGAAAAACATTTGAAGGACGACATCTATGCGTTGACTGGAGCCACCATTTCGAGTCGAGCCGTGACCGAGGGTGTCAAAAACACGGTGAGAAAATTCGTGTACCGCCTCGGAATCCTCACGGATGCGCTGAAGCAGGAAAAGGTTCCGGCAGCTTTTTTAGGGGAGGTTTAAGGTGAACAGAAATCTGACGCTCTTATGGAATGGGCTCATCCCTGAGAATCCGATTTTTCGTTTGGCCTTGAGCCTGTGTCCCGCAGTCGCTGTTACGACTTCCATAGAAAACGGGCTCCTTCTCGGCATCGCGGTTATTTTCGTTCAGGTGCTCTCAAGCTGCACAGTCGCGATATTCCGCCCGTTCATTCATCCTCGTATCAGGATCCCGGCATACGTCATCGTCATTGCTTTGTGGGTGAGTGTTATCGATATGATCCTGCCGGTGTTTTCTCCTGAAGCGTATAAGAAAGTCGAACTTTTCGTAAAGCTTATCGTGGTCTTCGCGATCATCATTTCTCGATTGGAGCTGTTCGCATCCAAGGAGCCTCTGGTTCCGTCCTTCTTTGACGGTCTCGGGATGGGTATCGGATTCACCTTCGGACTGTGTCTGACCGGCGCAATTCGGGAATTCTTCGGAGCAGGACAGCTTCTCGGCTATGATATCCTCGGATTCAAGCCATTGCTGGTCATGATATTGCCTGCTGGTGGATTTTTCGTCATTGGCTTCATTATGGCGGCATTCAACTGGATAGAGTACAAGCTCACGGGTAAAATCCCGGCTTCAGGAGGAGGCCACTAATATGAACTTTTCGCGAAATTTTGTCAGAGCCGCTTTGGTTGCCATAGCCGTATTGATGATGGCCGCCCCTGTTTTAGCTGAAACCGCTGGATCAGGATCCTTCAAAAGCGATACGGAGATCGAGCTCAATTTCGGTGTGCCCGTCGACGAAAGTTGGGCCAAAAACACCAGCAATTACACAGTGTTCGAGAAACAAGATCCTGACATTCGAATCAATGTCGACAGCGTTGTACTCGGACCTCAAAAGGTCACTGCAATTCTGAAGTTCAAAGACCCCCTGAACCTCTCCAGCCAATTCGTTATCGAAGCGAAAGCTGTGACCGCCGGTGGAAAGGTTATGGGCGATAAGGATTTCTTGATCAAGAAGAGCCAGATGCAGCTTCTCTTCGGAATCTTTCTCGGCGCAATGCTGATCAATAACTTCGTTTTCACGAAGTATCTCGGACTCTGCATATTTTTCGGCGTTTCCCAGAAGAAGGAAACAGCCATCGGCATGGGTGTTACGTTCACCGTGGTTATGGTGTTGAGCGCAATTATCAGTTGGTTCTTGTATGCATATGTTTTGCAGGTCCTTCACTTGAGCTTTCTAAAAATCATCGTGTTCATCGGCACGGTGGCCATTTTTGTTCAGGCGATGGATACCATATTGAGAAAGATCAATCCATACCTGTTCAAGAAGCTGGGCGTCTATCTCGTGTTGATCACCACGAACTGCATCATCCTTGCAGTACCGTTGATCAATGCGGATAGCCATTACAACGCGTTTGAGAGCCTTACTCTGGGATTGGGAGCAGGCATTGGATTTGCCTTGGCACTGTTCCTTATGGCATCGGTGAGGGAAAAACTGGAAGTCGCGAGGGTCCCTCCGACATACAAGGGACTCCCGATTGCGTTCATAGTGACCGGATTATTTGCTTTGGCATTTCTCGGTTTTTCCGGTCTGTCGATTTTCTAGCAGCCGATCTCCATGCGATTGATTTCTTGAGATCGACGCGTTATGATTGGTTGTTCACAAATAACCTAATCTACAAACAAACATAATTGCAGACCCGTTTCTGCGATATGTGAGGTGGCTACACATGGAGAACGTCTGGACTATCGCCTTTTGGGGCATCGCATTCTTTGCAATTTTCGGTATCGTGTGCGGAGGGGCTCTTGCTTACGCGGCTCAGCGCTTTGCAGTGAAAGTAGATCCCAAGATCGAGGCGGTGAGAGCCTGTTTACCCGGAGCTAACTGCGGCGCCTGTGGATACGCAGGATGCGAATCCTATGCCGAGGCGGTGGTTACCGATCCCGCTTGTCCGCCGGGCAAATGTGCTCCCGGAAAGCAGGAAGTTGCGGAAAAAGTCGCAGGGATTACCGGTAAGAGCGCCGGCGCAGCCAGTGCGGTCATTTCGGTGCTTCGTTGCTCCCGAAATGATGGCGAAGTCAAGAAGAAACACGAATATGTGGGATTCGATACCTGCCAGGCCGCTTCCATAGCGTTTGGCGGCCCATACGAGTGTGATTTCGCTTGCGTGGGCTATGGCGATTGCGAAGCTGCATGTCCGTTCCATGCCATTCACATGAAAGACGGAATGCCGGTGATCGATCCTGAAGCGTGCACGGGTTGCGGTGTCTGCATCAAGACGTGCCCGAAACAGGTCCTCCAGTTGCTGCCGAAAGACGCTCCGGCGTACGTGCCCTGCAGCAGCAAGGATTCCGGCAAAGCCGTGAGTAATGTTTGCAAGGCAGGTTGCATCCACTGCGGAGCATGCACTCGTAAGGCAAAAGATGTGGTCAATATGATCAATGACCGCATAGAAGTGGACTACGAGAAATTCGATGAAGACATGGCCAAAGCATGTGTGTGGTCGTGCAACCGTCAGTTCATCTTCCGGTACCTCGACCCGCAGCGCCAGGCAAAAGCCGTTGAAGAGATAAAGGCAGAACAGGCCGCGAAGAAAGCTGCTGCTGCTAAGAAAGCCGCTGCTGCCGAAACTAAAGAGGCGGCTGCCGAAGCTTAATTTCTAAGAACCTGTTTAGATATTTCTAGAATGAGAATCGGGAAGAGACTCCTTACAAGAAGTCTCTTCCCGATTTTATTTTATGCATGTGGATGCAAGATCGTGCCACGATTCTCCATTCCTGCGGGGCAGGCAGCATAGCCACTGTAGGATGCGATGACCAGCGGGAATAGCATCCGTCGAGGTCTTTCGCGATCGATGCGATTCGCTTCGCTCATCACATCCTACGTGAGCTACAATCACCGCGGGAAGATGATGAAAAATACGTGCCACGATCTGGGGTAAATTTCGACTTTTGAGATAGTTTCGGCACCCCGGTCCCTACTAATACCTTCTTTTGGAGCGTGGGATATACGTCAGAATTCTTGGCACTCGCTTTAATCAGAGGATGTCAAAAAGTATCCGTCCTCGCGTTTTTCCAATTGCAGTCCGTACAAGCCCAGAAAATCTGCCAGAGGTCTTCCGAAGAAGAATTTCATGGTATCTTCGGCCAGCCCAAACCGCTCGGAGATGAATTCACGGACGTGCATATCATATTTCAGCACGTCCAATACGCTGTCTACGGTTTGACCTTTGGTGGCACCTAACCGCGCCATTACACGGGCGAACTCCTCATGAGAACACTTTTCTTCGTGACGCTCGATTATTTCCCAAAGCGCTGGAATGACCGAAAGAAGTGCAGATCGATCCAGCTTCGCGTTGTCCTCAATCGTCGAAATCATCTGAGGATTCCAGCATTCCTGCTTCCGGCATTGTTGAGGTCGATGCTCGTATATGGAACAGCTCTGATCCAATTTCCGGTAAAACGTGCAGGTCTTTTCTCCAGGTATTTCCCGTACTTTCAGCATTTCCTGCTCTGCCGTTCCCGGTTTCTCTTCAATACTTGAGTACACGGGTTCGCCCTTTCGGATCGTGACAATTTCCGAAGGCTTCAAAATATCTTTCCGAAAAAGCTCTATATCTTCGTGCATGAGTGTGGGACTCCCGGTAGTGCAGCAATCTCCACATCGCACACACTGAGGTCTCGTTGCGTATGCCGCCTCAAGGAGCTTCTCACGGATGGCCGACCAGATTTCCTCATCGGTTCTCGTTTCGCCCTCATCGCGAGGAGCGAGTGCCTGCAGGTCGTTGATAACACTTTTTATTACTATCTCCGGATCGACATTCGCGTGTATTTTCCATAGGATCGTCCGGGCCTCCTCTTTCAGGGCAACAAGAAAAAAGTCCGCTTCAGCTTTGTTATATTCGGACATACGCTATCCTTTTCGGGGTTATATCCTGATTTGGTGTGCATCGCTCAGGGCAATATGTATAATACCGTGCAAAATACACTCTGTCTATGGTCTGTTTGACGCGCTAGAGGTCGAGTATGAAGGTTAACTTTTTCGAACTGAGTAAGATGAATTCCGGGGAGCGAGCGAAGCTGTGTCGCAGAACGGGTGTGGATCTGAGAGATCTCAAGATCAGGGTGACTCCAATTCTGGATGCAGTCCGTGACCGAGGAAATGAGGCCGTCAGGGAATACACTGCTCGGTTCGATGGCGTGGATCTGGAACCAGATCTGTTCAGGGTTTCTCTTGAAGACATGGACCACGCGAGGGATTCGCTTCCACAGGACCTTAAAGAGGCAATGGAAGTCTCTATTCGCAATATCCGCGTGTTTCATGAGCGCCAGGTGGAGCCCCCATCATGGGAAATGGAGATAAGTCCGGGAATTATCGCAGGCGAACGCATTGTTCCCATCGCTTCCGTGGGATTGTACGTTCCTCGAGGCAAGGGTTCGTTTCCTTCCATGATGATGATGTCCGGAGTTCCTGCCAAAGTCGCGGGAGTACCGAGAATTGTAGTGGTCACTCCCCCGGATCGACACGGTAAAGCCGATGCAGCAACCATTGCCGCTGCACGTATGATCGGCATTGACGAAGTGTATGCGCTTGGCGGAGTGCAGGCTGTGGCAGCACTTGCCTACGGCACGGAAACCATCGAAAAGGTCGATAAAATAGTGGGGCCTGGTTCGGGATATGTTCTCGCAGCAAAGCAGCTCTTGTCTACAGAGGTCGATACGGGCCTTCCGGCAGGCCCCAGTGAGGCGATAGTGCTCGCGGACGATTCTGCCGATCCGCTCATGGTCGTTACCGACCTGCTCATCGAAGCGGAACACGGACCGGATTCCGCCGCGTATCTCGTGACACACAGCCCTATCCTTGCGTCCAAGGCTCTGGAGCTTATTCCGCAATTGGTTGCAGACCTACCCGAGGGCAGGCGTTCCTACTGCCAGGAGGTGTTCAGGACCAATGGTGGAGTTGTTCTTGCCGAGGACATGGACGATGCTCTCGATTTTGTAAACAGGTTTGCTCCTGAACACCTGCAGATTCTTACTCACAACCCTTCAGCGACATTGGACAAGGTCCAGTACGCGGGTGAAGCGCTGCTGGGCGAATTTACTCCCGGAACACTGGCCAACTATTCCATCGGACCGAACGCGATTCTTCCGACGTCCGGGTTTGCACGAACGGCTTCTGCTCTGTCGGTCCGTGACTTCACGCGCCGGATGTCCTACTCCCAGGTGACTGAAGCGGGTTTTCGGGATCTCGCACCCAAAACTTTGACTCTGGCCAGGTACGAGGGATTCGCTGCACATGCAGCAGCCCTGACACACCGAATGCAGAAGAAATGAACGCGGTAAACCACCGGATGAAAGTCGAGATATGGCTGAACTGACCCATTTTGATGAAAAAGGCCAAGCTGTCATGGTAGATGTCACCGAAAAAGGCATCACCACACGAGAAGCAATTGCTCGAGGACACGTTCGTATGCGGCCGGAAACACTTGATCTTATCCTGGAAGGGCGAGCGAAAAAAGGAGACGTCCTCGGCGTGGCGCGGCTTGCAGGTATCATGGCGGCAAAGAAGACACCGGATCTTATTCCCCTCGCTCATCCGCTCCCGCTTTCTTCAGTAAAGCTGGATTTTTTCCCGGATCGGGAACAGTCACTCATTGGAATACAAGCCACAGTGAAAGTGACCTCGCGCACAGGGGTGGAAATGGAAGCACTCACTGCCGTAGCTGTCGCGGCCTTGACTGTTTACGATATGTGCAAAGCCGTGGACAGGGAGATGGTTGTCTCGGAAATTCGCCTGATGGAGAAGAGCGGGGGCAGATCGGGAGTTTTCAAACGCATAGAGGATTGACGTTTTTTGTATTCCAAGAGCAGATTGTAACGAATGCCTCCGATTTCCCCATGAATGGGAGATTATATGAACGGAGTCACAATGGCGGATGAAAAGACGAAACCTGTCGATGTAACCGAACTCTCAAAAGATGAACTGCTTCGCTTCATTGGGGTAACTCTCGGGGATGTGCTTGTACATTACGGCATGTGGTTCACAGAAGCATTGCACCACCAGGGACCTGATCTCGCTCTGGAAATGGAACGGGATGTGCTGAACCGATATGCCCCCCTGGCCCTGATGAGACTTGCTCCCCATTTCGGGATACAGATGGAAGGCAACGTACCCAAAATCCTGGCCGAGAAATCCAGAGAAGAACTCCTGTTCCTCGCGGGTGATATTGCCAAGACCTGGCTTACCGGTGACGGACTCTGGTTCCAGGCCGTGGAAGCAGCGCGAGGTATGGCTGAAGCGAAACAGACCAATGATACGTGCTGGTCGCATTTTGCTAAAATGGAAGCCTTCAAGCTGAAAGGCTTTCTGGGCATCGGCGCCAATGAAGGCTTGGAAGCACTCGAGCGAGCAATAAAGCTCAGGATCTACACCATTATCAACGCTCATTCTTCTTCCTGGGATCAGGACGGATCACTCATTTTCACGGTAACCGAATGCAGAGTCCAGTCTGCCAGGCGCAAGAAAGGATTGGATGATTATCCCTGTAAATCTGCGGGCATAATCGAATACTCGGAATTTGCCAGAGCAGTCGATCCGCGCATCGCGACCGAATGCGTGTGGTGTCCCCCCGATCGAATACCCGATGATGCGTTTTGCAGGTGGCGATTCAGTATTGATACTTCTCAAGGTTGATCCCAAGATTTACGTGCCATGCGAGAGACAACTATTTGTGTGGCAGACGGAGACATGTAAATGTTCTGGAATCCGCCGGAATGTCCGTGCGATCCTGCTTCAAAAAAGTGGATAGAGGGACGCCTGGAATGGCTCTCCTCTCGATTTCCGCGCAACATCTTCACCGATCGACCTCTGGTGTTGCCGACTCAGGAGTTCTTTCCTCTCGAGTTCGAGCCTTCGAAAGAATGCGCCAAAGCACTCTTTTCCAGAATCTGCGGCTTCATGGGCGTTCCGGAGGACCGCGTCACTCTTAAGTTTTTTCACTCACCCAACAAGAGGACACGGTTCGTTGACGGTACAGGTCGGGACGCGCCAGGGCCGGGCTTTGCCGGGTTGTACACACATTCGTATCGAAGCCACATAATCACATTGGATACAGATCAACTGTATCATCCGGAGCATTTGATCGCCACCATGGCTCATGAACTGGCTCACGGTCGACTTCTTGGAAAGGTTGGAAGGATGAATCATGATGAAGAGCTTCTCACCGATCTCACAGCCTGTGTGCTCGGTTTCGCCATCTTTCAGGCCAATTCGCCGCGAGCCTGGGTCAGCCAGTTTACGAAATGGCCCGGAACAGACTTTAACAAACCTCTCTACATGACATCGCCGATGTTCGGGTACGTTCTCGCGCATCTTGCATGGTTCCAAGACGAGCGCAAACCCCATTGGGCAAAGTACCTCGCCAGCAACGTAATCAACGATTTCAAGGATGCAACGGGATACTTGTTCAAAACTGAGGGGTCTTCATTCCGACCGAAAGGCAGACAACAATCTCGCGGCACCGACTCGAGAAACAAGTCAGGGCAGTGAATCCGCCACAAACAAAACATTACGATTGTTGTGCACGGATCTGCTCGGCTTTTTCCTTCAATGCCTTGGATTCCTCAGGTTTGTCGATCCCTTCATAAAAGTCAGCGAGATTGTCCAATCCTGTTGCCACAATGGGATGATTCGTGCCGAAATTCTTCTCCAGAATATTCTGAGCACGAACGAGGAGGGTCTCGGCTTCTTCATAATTTCCCATTCCCACCAGAGTCGAAGCCAGATTGTTCAAAGAAGATGCTACGTGCGGATGATACGGTCCAAATGCATTTTCCGCAATTTGCAGCGCCTGACGATAGAGCGGCTCCGCATCGCGAAATCGCATCTGGGATTCGTACATGCCTGCCAAATTGTTGAGAGACTCCCCCAGTTGCGGATTGTCCGGACCAAGAGTCTTTTCCTGGATTACTATAGCCCTCTCGTACAGAGGTTTCGCAGCGGGAAGACGTCCCATGGCACGGTTCACTGCCGCCCGGTTCAGCAAAGAGGTCGCCACATCGGCATGGTTCGGCCCCAGGGCTTTCTCCAGGATCTCCACTGCTCGTTTTATGAGATTGTCCGCTTCAACAAGCCTGCCCTGCTCGAAGTACGCGCCCGCAAGATTATTCAGTGAAGTGGCAACATCAGGGTGTATGGGGCCGAGTGCTTTTATGCGTATATCGAGTGCGCGTTTCCATAGCGGCTCCGCGTCTGTATACTGCACTTTAGCTCGATACATTTCAGCGAGATTGTTTAAGGCCCGAGCAACCCGAGGATCTTCGGGGCCGAAGCTTTTCTCTGCTTCTTCCAGAGCTTGCTTTCCGGCTGCGATTGCTTCCGTGTATTTTCCGTTTTGGAACAACTCTACCGCTTGTCTGTTAAGATCTTCCCAGGTCATAAGCACTCCTCATACCCCGAGGCCTGATGGTTCTTTCCTCTATAAGTACGGCATTCTGAGGAAATCTGTCAACGCTCTATCGCTTTCCGGATTACGCAAGGCTCGAAGAAGATTTGTCGGACGTGTTTCACGGAAATGCAAAAAGATTGACCCGCTTTACGAGGTCACGATAAAGTTGGAGGTCCGGTGTTCGCGGAAACAGGACCTTTAGCGCACTCCACAGTTGTACCAGGACGGTACCAAGACTTTAGCAAGCCTGTTTCTGCCGAGCGGAAATACCCAGAGAACAATTACAGATGAAATGCTTGTCTATGTTTGATCGATCACGAAGGAAGGAAAACTTTTTCATACTGCTGGTCCTTGTGATCGGTATTTTAGCTTTTTTTCATCCGATGATTCTTTCCCGGTTCGCTTTGGTACAGACCGATCCCGGAGACACCCGCTTCAACAACTATATTCTGGAACATTCTTATCAATGGATAGCGGGAAATCCCCTCCACAAGAGTTTTTGGGATTGTCCCATCTTCTACCCGTGTAGGAATGCGACTGCCTTCTCGGACATGCTCTTGGGGTCTGCTCCGATCTACTGGTTTTGGAGAATTCTGAGTTTCTTACCGGACACTTCTTTTCAGCTTTGGATGATTACTGTCGGAATATTGAATTTTCTCGCCAGCTTGCTGTTTCTTCGACGCGGTTTGGGTCTTTCCTTGATTGCTTCAGCCGGCGGAGCCTACTTGTTTTCATTTGCGTCCATGAGGGGTACGCAGCTCAATTATCCTCAACTGCTGCCTCAATTTTTTACCATGATAGCCCTCTTCTGCCTTTGCAGAATGTTTGTGCGTCTTCCAGAGCAAGGAACCTACGCAAATAGACGGAAGTGGTTTTGGACTGTAGTCTTTGCTGCTGCAGTCGCCTGCCAGGCCCTTGCAGGCATATATCTCGGCTTTTTTCTCTTTCTCGGTCTTATGATTGCCTTAGCAGTATCTCTTGTGTTCAGAGAACCGAGGAGATCGCTTCTTCTGTTTGCACGGCTTAACTGGCTTCCTTTGGTCGTTTCCGCACTTGTCGTTACGCCCGTTTTGGCATGGACGGCATATCACTACAATTTGGCCAAGACTCTCGTGGGGACCCGTGCATGGTCGGAGGTGGTCCTCATGATCCCTACCCTTAAGTCGTGGATCGACATGGGACCGTGGAATTATGCATATCAATGGTCTCGAACGTGTTTGGATTTTGCAGACATTCACAATGAACCGGCACACCGAATAGGAATCGGTCTTGTCACTATAGCTGTGTCTCTCACTGGTATGATTCGGCTCTTCAGAGTAAGTTGGGGTAAAGTAGTGGTCTGCAGTACCGTTATAATGTTCGCTACAGCACTTGTGTACTATGGAGATCTGTCTCCTTGGGTACTGGTTTTCAAGTATGTTCCGGCTGCAGATGCTATCAGGGTTGTGACTCGTGCTTCGTTTCTGATTCTGATCGGGATCTGCATCGGCGTTGCCTACGCAATAAACGGAATCAGAAGCTCTACTCTCGCTATCGTTTTGCTACTTTTCATCTTCGCAGAGCAATTTCAGACTACACTGGCTTACAACAAATACGAGACGAGAGACCGAATTGCGAAAATAGCCCGCGAGATTCCCAAGGATTGTCGTTCTTTCTACTGTGTGTTCAATGTGAAATCTCTCTCGGGACGCCCTTACTGGGCCTATTCCCAATTGGATGCAATGTGGG
The sequence above is a segment of the Desulfomonile tiedjei DSM 6799 genome. Coding sequences within it:
- the rnfB gene encoding RnfABCDGE type electron transport complex subunit B, which gives rise to MENVWTIAFWGIAFFAIFGIVCGGALAYAAQRFAVKVDPKIEAVRACLPGANCGACGYAGCESYAEAVVTDPACPPGKCAPGKQEVAEKVAGITGKSAGAASAVISVLRCSRNDGEVKKKHEYVGFDTCQAASIAFGGPYECDFACVGYGDCEAACPFHAIHMKDGMPVIDPEACTGCGVCIKTCPKQVLQLLPKDAPAYVPCSSKDSGKAVSNVCKAGCIHCGACTRKAKDVVNMINDRIEVDYEKFDEDMAKACVWSCNRQFIFRYLDPQRQAKAVEEIKAEQAAKKAAAAKKAAAAETKEAAAEA
- a CDS encoding DUF6125 family protein; this translates as MNGVTMADEKTKPVDVTELSKDELLRFIGVTLGDVLVHYGMWFTEALHHQGPDLALEMERDVLNRYAPLALMRLAPHFGIQMEGNVPKILAEKSREELLFLAGDIAKTWLTGDGLWFQAVEAARGMAEAKQTNDTCWSHFAKMEAFKLKGFLGIGANEGLEALERAIKLRIYTIINAHSSSWDQDGSLIFTVTECRVQSARRKKGLDDYPCKSAGIIEYSEFARAVDPRIATECVWCPPDRIPDDAFCRWRFSIDTSQG
- a CDS encoding FMN-binding protein is translated as MKEIIKITTSLTAICVAAALILGAVFAKTEHARKEIEEKMQQETIQSLLGFGPGKKIPESLKIYAVYRYVVNSPKGTVLGYVIPLKDKGFSLILVDLEGKPVRVLPIKADATAIADRGQRDAVVSELVGKDSNATYADTFYVAEEGGKRLGYVVPGVTQGFKTFINLMVSLNPDFTLTGIEIVRSEEDPGLGDEIKKDFFKNQFDGKSLESVKTLKVVKEPIPSDYFPVLEPEKAKKQGIKPEELAQIKEKHLKDDIYALTGATISSRAVTEGVKNTVRKFVYRLGILTDALKQEKVPAAFLGEV
- a CDS encoding electron transport complex protein RnfA; this translates as MNFSRNFVRAALVAIAVLMMAAPVLAETAGSGSFKSDTEIELNFGVPVDESWAKNTSNYTVFEKQDPDIRINVDSVVLGPQKVTAILKFKDPLNLSSQFVIEAKAVTAGGKVMGDKDFLIKKSQMQLLFGIFLGAMLINNFVFTKYLGLCIFFGVSQKKETAIGMGVTFTVVMVLSAIISWFLYAYVLQVLHLSFLKIIVFIGTVAIFVQAMDTILRKINPYLFKKLGVYLVLITTNCIILAVPLINADSHYNAFESLTLGLGAGIGFALALFLMASVREKLEVARVPPTYKGLPIAFIVTGLFALAFLGFSGLSIF
- a CDS encoding YkgJ family cysteine cluster protein translates to MSEYNKAEADFFLVALKEEARTILWKIHANVDPEIVIKSVINDLQALAPRDEGETRTDEEIWSAIREKLLEAAYATRPQCVRCGDCCTTGSPTLMHEDIELFRKDILKPSEIVTIRKGEPVYSSIEEKPGTAEQEMLKVREIPGEKTCTFYRKLDQSCSIYEHRPQQCRKQECWNPQMISTIEDNAKLDRSALLSVIPALWEIIERHEEKCSHEEFARVMARLGATKGQTVDSVLDVLKYDMHVREFISERFGLAEDTMKFFFGRPLADFLGLYGLQLEKREDGYFLTSSD
- a CDS encoding tetratricopeptide repeat protein, with translation MTWEDLNRQAVELFQNGKYTEAIAAGKQALEEAEKSFGPEDPRVARALNNLAEMYRAKVQYTDAEPLWKRALDIRIKALGPIHPDVATSLNNLAGAYFEQGRLVEADNLIKRAVEILEKALGPNHADVATSLLNRAAVNRAMGRLPAAKPLYERAIVIQEKTLGPDNPQLGESLNNLAGMYESQMRFRDAEPLYRQALQIAENAFGPYHPHVASSLNNLASTLVGMGNYEEAETLLVRAQNILEKNFGTNHPIVATGLDNLADFYEGIDKPEESKALKEKAEQIRAQQS
- the moaC gene encoding cyclic pyranopterin monophosphate synthase MoaC, producing the protein MAELTHFDEKGQAVMVDVTEKGITTREAIARGHVRMRPETLDLILEGRAKKGDVLGVARLAGIMAAKKTPDLIPLAHPLPLSSVKLDFFPDREQSLIGIQATVKVTSRTGVEMEALTAVAVAALTVYDMCKAVDREMVVSEIRLMEKSGGRSGVFKRIED
- the rsxE gene encoding electron transport complex subunit RsxE, which produces MNRNLTLLWNGLIPENPIFRLALSLCPAVAVTTSIENGLLLGIAVIFVQVLSSCTVAIFRPFIHPRIRIPAYVIVIALWVSVIDMILPVFSPEAYKKVELFVKLIVVFAIIISRLELFASKEPLVPSFFDGLGMGIGFTFGLCLTGAIREFFGAGQLLGYDILGFKPLLVMILPAGGFFVIGFIMAAFNWIEYKLTGKIPASGGGH
- the hisD gene encoding histidinol dehydrogenase, which gives rise to MKVNFFELSKMNSGERAKLCRRTGVDLRDLKIRVTPILDAVRDRGNEAVREYTARFDGVDLEPDLFRVSLEDMDHARDSLPQDLKEAMEVSIRNIRVFHERQVEPPSWEMEISPGIIAGERIVPIASVGLYVPRGKGSFPSMMMMSGVPAKVAGVPRIVVVTPPDRHGKADAATIAAARMIGIDEVYALGGVQAVAALAYGTETIEKVDKIVGPGSGYVLAAKQLLSTEVDTGLPAGPSEAIVLADDSADPLMVVTDLLIEAEHGPDSAAYLVTHSPILASKALELIPQLVADLPEGRRSYCQEVFRTNGGVVLAEDMDDALDFVNRFAPEHLQILTHNPSATLDKVQYAGEALLGEFTPGTLANYSIGPNAILPTSGFARTASALSVRDFTRRMSYSQVTEAGFRDLAPKTLTLARYEGFAAHAAALTHRMQKK